Part of the Paludisphaera borealis genome, CGTCAACAGCGCGTGGATCGACCGAGGAACCGCTCCGCTTCCCTCAACGGCCACAAGCCCGCCCCTCCGCGTGTCGGTGTCTCGCCCATTCTGATGTTATAGACGGACGAGGCGGGACGATCATTCCAGAAATTCGGAGGGATTCAGCGCGGTGCTTGGCCCGATGCCGGCGATGGCCTGACGAGACGCCGTGGCGGTACCCGGCCTCATGAAAAGGGGGCTTCGGGTCGTCCAACGGGCGGCCTCCCCATACGAGCCCGAAGCGCCAGCGAGTGAATCGATTTCGAACGGCCGACTGGAAATGCACTCGCTGGCGCTTCGAGCTCGTATCCGGCCCCGGCCGACGCGATGCCCCATCTCCATGAGGCCGGGTGTCCCGACCGCATCATGATGGTTTGTATTCCCCAGGAAGTTGGCGGCTCAGGTCCATCGCGTCGTGAAGAACTCGGGCGATTTCGATCCATCCGTCGCCCACGGCCCGGTAAAGGAGAAAATGCCGGGGTTGCCGAACGCGATCCGAAGATCGTTTGACTCGATCGCGGCTGTTCCGGAGATGGTAGGTGCGGGCGGGAGGGGCGATTT contains:
- a CDS encoding type II toxin-antitoxin system RelE/ParE family toxin, which gives rise to MRYEALLIQAILDVAENPERHGSHSRPEIAPPARTYHLRNSRDRVKRSSDRVRQPRHFLLYRAVGDGWIEIARVLHDAMDLSRQLPGEYKPS